In Candidatus Promineifilum breve, one genomic interval encodes:
- a CDS encoding SDR family oxidoreductase, producing the protein MDFKDNVVILTGASTGIGEAMAHQLAGQGAWLALAARSAQKLEAVAAECRARGGRTLVVPTDVTDEAECRELVERTVAEFGRVDTLINNAGLSMWMKLEDVADLGSLEYIMRVNFFGSMYCTYYALPHLKRSRGRIVAVASVAARTGIPTRTGYAASKHALVGFMESLRIEVEDDGVSVTIAFPDFVGSGMHTRSLGADGQPLGHNPLQVDKIMTSDECARLILAGVAARQRQIVMSNRARFGQWLKLIAPGRVDGIAKKAIEKGR; encoded by the coding sequence ATGGATTTCAAGGATAACGTTGTGATCTTAACCGGCGCGTCAACCGGCATCGGCGAGGCCATGGCCCACCAACTGGCCGGGCAGGGCGCATGGCTGGCGCTGGCTGCCCGCAGCGCTCAAAAGCTGGAGGCCGTGGCCGCCGAATGCCGGGCGCGCGGCGGCCGAACGCTGGTCGTGCCCACCGACGTAACCGATGAGGCGGAGTGCCGCGAACTGGTGGAGCGCACCGTGGCCGAGTTCGGCCGCGTCGATACGCTCATCAATAACGCCGGCCTCAGTATGTGGATGAAGCTGGAAGACGTGGCAGACCTCGGCTCGCTGGAGTACATCATGCGCGTCAACTTCTTCGGCAGCATGTACTGCACCTACTACGCCCTGCCCCATCTGAAGCGGTCGCGCGGCCGCATCGTCGCCGTCGCCAGCGTGGCCGCCCGCACCGGCATCCCCACCCGCACCGGCTATGCCGCCAGCAAGCACGCCCTGGTCGGCTTCATGGAATCGCTGCGCATCGAGGTCGAGGACGACGGCGTCAGTGTGACCATTGCCTTCCCCGATTTCGTCGGCTCCGGGATGCACACCCGCTCGCTGGGGGCCGACGGCCAGCCGCTGGGCCACAACCCGCTCCAGGTGGACAAGATTATGACCAGCGATGAGTGCGCCCGGCTCATTCTGGCCGGCGTGGCCGCCCGTCAACGGCAGATCGTCATGTCCAACCGTGCCCGCTTCGGCCAATGGCTGAAACTCATCGCCCCCGGTCGCGTGGATGGGATTGCGAAGAAAGCGATTGAGAAGGGACGGTGA
- a CDS encoding YceI family protein, producing MKRQISLMIVLLLALALAACGVLQEPEAASGTIEAIPLATQAAGVVATAVTEATEVVVATEPAAEAAPTEAPAEATAAPEATAEVAAPAGTATVFTIDSAASQVRFQLDEDLRGTRTTVVGSTDQVAGQLSLNLADLSQTQVGIIQINARALATDNNFRNRAIQNEILETGSFEFITFTPTGIEGLPASATVGETISFNLVGDLTIRDITMPATFAVEATADSETTITGTATSIVNRADFGLNIPSVPNVANVEEEVELYIDFTANAS from the coding sequence ATGAAGAGACAAATTAGTTTGATGATCGTGTTATTGCTGGCCCTGGCCCTGGCGGCCTGCGGCGTGTTGCAGGAACCGGAAGCGGCCAGCGGGACGATTGAAGCGATCCCTCTGGCGACACAGGCGGCCGGCGTAGTGGCTACGGCAGTCACCGAGGCGACCGAGGTGGTCGTCGCGACCGAGCCGGCAGCCGAAGCCGCGCCGACCGAAGCCCCGGCCGAGGCGACCGCCGCGCCCGAAGCGACGGCCGAAGTGGCCGCGCCGGCCGGCACCGCGACCGTGTTCACCATCGACTCGGCCGCCTCGCAGGTGCGCTTCCAACTCGACGAGGACTTGCGCGGTACGCGCACGACCGTCGTCGGCTCCACCGACCAGGTGGCCGGGCAGCTATCGCTCAATCTGGCCGATCTGAGCCAGACGCAGGTGGGCATCATCCAGATCAACGCCCGCGCCCTGGCGACGGACAATAACTTCCGCAACCGGGCCATCCAGAACGAAATCCTGGAGACGGGATCGTTTGAGTTCATCACCTTCACGCCGACGGGCATCGAAGGACTGCCGGCCAGCGCCACCGTGGGCGAGACGATCAGCTTCAATCTGGTGGGCGATCTGACCATCCGCGACATCACCATGCCGGCGACGTTTGCCGTCGAGGCCACGGCCGATTCCGAGACGACGATCACCGGCACGGCGACCTCTATCGTCAACCGCGCCGACTTCGGCCTGAATATTCCCAGCGTGCCCAACGTGGCGAACGTGGAGGAAGAGGTCGAGTTGTATATTGACTTTACGGCCAATGCGTCTTAG